The Candidatus Fukatsuia endosymbiont of Tuberolachnus salignus nucleotide sequence TCGTCGCTAATCTGGGCACGATGGAAAAAGCCTGGTACAGCCTGAAAAACACGGCCAAGAGCGCCTGGAATGCCATGCTGGATATCGGCAGAGACAAAACGATACAGGATGAACTGGCCCTGGCGGAGGCGCATTTAAATGCGGCGCGCAAAGGGTTTTTTAATCGCACCCGTATCAAAGAGCTGGAAAATAAAAAAACGGCCTTACTGGAAAAGCAATTTCAGGATGAATTAACCGCGGCGCGTAAAAAAGCCCATCACACCACCGAAGCAATCGAAAAAGCGGCGCTGCAACGCCGTGACCACTGGCGTGAACGCTATGCCAACCAAGCCCAGCAGCGCAGCAAAGAGCTGAAAAAATTTAACGAGATTGCTACCCGATTCAGCCCGCAGGAACAAGTGCGTATCCGTGCGGCTATCGAAGCACGATTTCCCGACGAGAAGCGCAAAAAATCACCCAACATCCGCCAGGCAACAGGCCGTCCAGCCGCAGTCTATCGCGATGATGCTGCCACCCGTGCTTTACTGGAAAGCCGTCAGCGGGTCGCGATGTTACGTGAACAGGCAACGCTCACGGCTTCAATGAATGAGCAGGAAAAGCAGCAGGTGAGATTCACACAGCAGATAGCGGATTTAAAAACCAAATCGTTATTGACTGCTGACCAACAATCTCTGTTAGCCCGTGCCAAAGAAATCAATGCCAGCCTGCAACTGGAAGCTCAGTTATCCCGTGAGAACAGCCAGCGCCAAAAAGCGCTCGCCGCACTCAAACAGATGGAAGACACCAGCCAGTCTCTTGCCCGTCGTAACGCTCAGCAGCAGGCTAGATTTGGACTCACCGATAAACAGGCAAAACGCGTTGACCAGACCTTTCAGCTGGATAATACCTATCAGAAACAAAAAGAAGGCATCACCGATGCCGAGCAACTAGAAAAAATCACCGCCGCCTATCTCAGGGCAAAACAAGAATTACATACCGGTTTTCATCAGGAAAAAATGAACGAGGGCAACTGGCTGGCGGGCATGAAACAAGGAATAACCGAATACGGTGAAACCGCCACTCACGTCTTCGCGGCAACACAAAAACTCGCCAATCACACCCTGGGCAACTTGTCCTCGATGATGACCGAATTGACCACCACCGGTCAGGCCAATCTAAAAAGCTTTGCCACGGCATTTTTGACAAATATCGTCGATATCATTAATCGATTACTGATTGCTCAAGCAATACAGGCAGCCATGGGCTGGATAGGGGGGTCGTTTACCACGAACCCTGTAAATGCAACCAGTCACAGCGCCATGGGAACCGGTGTAATGGGCATGAACACCCGCTGGCAAAGCACCGTGCCCAGCCATGCGAGCGGTGGCTACACCGGTGAAGGCGACAAATACCAGCCTGCGGGTATCGTCCACAAAGGCGAATTTGTGATGACTAAAGACGCCACCGAGCGTATTGGCGTCGATAATCTTTATGCCCTTATATCTTGATTATTAACTTTCAAAGGTTGATGATCCCCAACTGATCATTGGGATGTCACCGGAGAGTTTGTTTGCGCCCTTAGGCTTAAAGCTTGTGCAGTCAGATAAAACCCCGGTGACATATTTATCGTCGCCTGTAAGACCGAACGGTATCTTGTGCTAAGAGCACGTATTTATAAGGAAGGTCGGGGCGATCATTTAATTATCTGTTTTTCATGGGAGAATCAGCCATGGACAAGACCGCAGTGGGTATTGATGTTGCCAAATTAAAATTCGATGTTGCAGTGTGGGTAGAGAGAAAAAAGTATAAAACAAAAGCATTCCCGAATACCCCCTCTGGATTTAGCCAACTACTGAAATGGCTTATCCCTTACGGGGATTGTCATATTTGTCTCGAAGCCACAGGGAGTTACAGTGTTCCACTGGCTATGTTCTTAGTTGATAATGGCATTGACGTCAGCCTAGAAAACCCATCACGTATTCATGCCTTTGGTGAGAGTGAACTGAGTCGGAACAAGACGGATCAGGGGGATGCAAAAATGATAGTGCGCTACTGCGCACTGCATACACCTGTCCTCTGGACTCCTCCTCCCTTGAGCGAACGTCAATTAACCGCGCTAGTACGCCATCTAAAGAGTTTAGAGGAAATGAGGCAAATGC carries:
- a CDS encoding phage tail tape measure protein is translated as MTEIATISLRVDTSNLEKGDRALAHFGDTAARTAAQAEDFNSSFTPATRTLNAFGHQTHQANLSLQQQRDELHRLLGKIHPVTAAFGKLDEREAQLRRYKNLPFLDKDTFDQAARAIHQARDELAQAAQARTAEGRAAAAQAAADKVAAQAKNAFIAKLREQSECQGKTTAEILAYKAAQLGVTQQAAPFIATLREQENSWKKGTISAGQYRMALRQLPMQFTDIATSIAGGMPLYLIAIQQGGQIRDSFGGIANALKAMGQWLTPTKILLGGAATALASVGLAYYRGAQESSTFNKQLILTGQYAGKTATQLQQLAKRLSGDGLTQSALSAALAQVVGSGAFDSTQIEQVSVAAAKMAAATGQSVDDTVKHFTRLQEEPLTAVKALDKQLHFLTASEYEQIAALERAGNTLGAARLAMEAYANALKTRADDIVANLGTMEKAWYSLKNTAKSAWNAMLDIGRDKTIQDELALAEAHLNAARKGFFNRTRIKELENKKTALLEKQFQDELTAARKKAHHTTEAIEKAALQRRDHWRERYANQAQQRSKELKKFNEIATRFSPQEQVRIRAAIEARFPDEKRKKSPNIRQATGRPAAVYRDDAATRALLESRQRVAMLREQATLTASMNEQEKQQVRFTQQIADLKTKSLLTADQQSLLARAKEINASLQLEAQLSRENSQRQKALAALKQMEDTSQSLARRNAQQQARFGLTDKQAKRVDQTFQLDNTYQKQKEGITDAEQLEKITAAYLRAKQELHTGFHQEKMNEGNWLAGMKQGITEYGETATHVFAATQKLANHTLGNLSSMMTELTTTGQANLKSFATAFLTNIVDIINRLLIAQAIQAAMGWIGGSFTTNPVNATSHSAMGTGVMGMNTRWQSTVPSHASGGYTGEGDKYQPAGIVHKGEFVMTKDATERIGVDNLYALIS